A region of the Dehalococcoidia bacterium genome:
CATCCAGGTCGCCTATGCAGGTCTGGCCCAGGCATTCGAGGATGGCTCGCCCATACTGTGTATCACCGATGGCGTTCCTGCAGGCAGCACGGAGAACTCGCAGTTCGACGTGACCACTAGCCTGAAGTCCGTTTCCAAGTGGTACGGGTACATCGACAGACCGTCGAGGGTACCGGAGTTCATGCGCCGCGCATTTACCATGCTGCGAAGTGGCAGGCCTGGACCGGTGGTGCTGTCCGTGCCGGAAGCTTCGGGAGAGTATGACGAGACCGCCGACCCCTATACCCCGGTCAAGGGCTGGAAGACGGCCCCCGATCCCGCCGACGTCTCCGCAGCCGCCGACATCGTTCTCGACGCAGAGAACCCGCTGATCTATGCAGGCGAAGGCGTGATCTATGCCGGCGCGTCTGCCGAACTGAGGGCCCTCGCTGAGCTGCTGAACGCACCGGTCGTCACTACCCTGAAAGCCAAAGGTGCCTTCCCTGAAGACCACCCGCTCTTCGTAGGAGTCCGTGGAGACGCTCCCGCTGAGTACCTGGCAAAGAGCGATGTGATCCTCGCCGTCGGTTCCAGCCTCTCGCCCGGCCGCTTCAGCCACGCGATACCTGACCCCGCCAGCAAGAAAATCATCCAGTGCAACCTCGACGAGTTACACGTCAACCGCATCTACCCAACCGCCCACGCCGTGATCGGCGATGCCAGGTTCACGCTCGACGCGCTGGCAGCCGAGGTCTCAGACAGGACCGGAGGTGATGGTCGCACTGCCCCCGACGTCGAGTCCGAGGTCGCTGCTTCACGAGACGCCGCCCTTGCAGGCTACCGGGAGGCCATGGCGTCGGACGACACGCCGATCAATCCATATCGCGTCTACGGCGACATGATGAAGGTGCTCGATCCGTACAACTCGTTCGTCACTCACGACTCCGGCAACACCCGAGACCAGCTCAGCACGATCTACGACACGCTAATCCCACGGGGATTCCTGGGATGGGGCAACGTATCCACGCTCGGATTCAGCCTCGCATCGACGATTGGTGCAAAGTTGGCCTATCCAGACCGCCAGTGCGTCGCGGTTACCGGAGACGCCGGAGTTGGCTACATGCTCGGCAACTTGGAGGTCACACTGCGCGAGCGAGTCGGCATCACGATTGCACACATCAGTAACGGCGGTTTCGCAGGGTACGGCCCCGGCTTCTGGGGCGAGGGACACGACCCGTACACCCACGTCGTGCTTGGCCCAGATGACGTCGACATGTCCAAGGTCATCGGACAGTTGGGGCTTCACACAGAGCGAGTGTCCGAGCCGTCCGAAGTGATCCCGGCGCTGGAACGCGCACTTGCAGCCAATGAGTCCGGACAGCCCGCCTACATCGAGTTCATCTGCTCCCAGTACCCTCTGTATGGCGGATGGGTGCCAAGTACGCTGGCCCACTGATTGCCATCTGCTCTTGCATTGCAGCCCTGGTCCGAAGAGTGATCGATCGTGAACGATGATCCCCAGCCGGGCTCGACGCCCCCAAACGGCGGCAACGGCGAAGAACGAGACAGATCGTGGGGGAGAGAGTACCTCTTCGCACAGGCAGTAATCGTACTAGCCATCGCTGCCGCCATTGTCGCCGCCATCATCTCACAGGACCGCGGGTTGGCCAGCCTAGAAATGCAAGCCGAGAGGCCGGCAGCGCCTTCGAGCGGATTCACAATCGTTCAGCAAGGGTCGGCTCCGCCAATCTTGTGCCCTGGGGGAGCCCCGAGTGAGCACCCGACGGCTGAAGACGGACTGGCCAGAGACTGCGCCGCGCTGCTGTCAGCGCTACCCACGCTCGTCGGCGATGGTGAACTCGACTGGAGTGTTGACGTGCCCATCACCCAATGGCAGGGTGTAATAGTTGCGGGAGACCAGTCACGAGTCGTGGCGTTGGATCTTACCACCAGTGGACTGTCCGGCCAGATAGCTCCAGAGTTAGGCCAGCTGTCGGCGTTGCAGTCCCTCCATCTCTATGGCAACGAACTTACAGGGCGGATTCCGGAGGAGTTATCCCACCTTGGTAACCTCACGATACTCGACCTTGGCGGCAACAGGCTTACCGGTGAAATCCCATCACAGTTAGGCGACATGGCCACTCTTACGTGGATGGACGTGAGCTTCAACGACCTGTCCGGCCCCATCCCTGACGAACTCTCCAATCTCGATCGGCTGGAGTGGCTGGTAATTGCGGGAAACGATCTGACGGGACCAATCACAGGCAAGCTGGACGACCTCATCAAGCTGGAGTACCTGAGCATCTACGAAACGGGCCTGACCGGCTGTCTACCGGACAGACTGAAGGGCGTCGACGGCCTCCTAGGCGATGTCCCATTCTGCGACGACTAGTGATGCGCGGACCTACTGCGCTGTAATTCCCCCGTCTATCACGAGCTCGCCGCCCGTCATGTAGGAAGACTCGTCCGAGGCGAGGAACATCACCCCGTTGGCTACGTCTTCCGACTGGCCCAGCCTGCCCAGGGGCACCCGGTTCATCCAGTCGCGCTGACCCTCCTCGGTGTCGAGTGAGTCACTTGTCATATCTGTGTAGATGATCCCCGGATGTACCGAGTTGCACCGGATGTTCTCCTTCGCGTACTGGATTGCCGTCGACTTGGTCAGGATACGCACGGCACCCTTCGTCGAACTGTATGCTGCCGACTGAGGGCTCCCCTGGAGTCCCGCGACGGACGAGATGTTGATGATCGAACCACCGCCAGCATCGCGCATTGCCGGAATCGCAGCCCTGGTGCCCAGGAACACGCCCTTGGCGTTGATATCCATGATCCGGTCCCAGTTCTCTTCCGTCGTATCCTCGATATTTGCCCGGATCAGGATCCCAGCGTTGTTGACCAGTATGTCCAACTTCCCGTAGTTGTCCACGGCGGTCCGAACTGCGTCTTCCCAGTCGGACTCGCTGGTGACGTCGAGGTGGACGTAGGTTATGTCCCCTCCGGCCTCTGCGATCTCAGCCTCGACCTGCCTGCCCATGTCATCGAGGATGTCGCCAATCACCACCTTCGCGCCCTCGCTGGCGAACAACCTGGCTTCGACGGCTCCCTGCCCGCGTGCCCCTCCGCTTATCAACGCTACCTTGCCCTCGAGCCTCATAAGTCACCCCCTGCGTCGTATGAATCGCTGCCTTACCGTGGCCGCAATTGTACGGTATGCGCCGCTCTTCGGCCCGT
Encoded here:
- a CDS encoding glucose 1-dehydrogenase, which translates into the protein MRLEGKVALISGGARGQGAVEARLFASEGAKVVIGDILDDMGRQVEAEIAEAGGDITYVHLDVTSESDWEDAVRTAVDNYGKLDILVNNAGILIRANIEDTTEENWDRIMDINAKGVFLGTRAAIPAMRDAGGGSIINISSVAGLQGSPQSAAYSSTKGAVRILTKSTAIQYAKENIRCNSVHPGIIYTDMTSDSLDTEEGQRDWMNRVPLGRLGQSEDVANGVMFLASDESSYMTGGELVIDGGITAQ